One Cryptomeria japonica chromosome 9, Sugi_1.0, whole genome shotgun sequence genomic window carries:
- the LOC131077224 gene encoding uncharacterized protein LOC131077224 produces the protein MKSVGSFRGGSNRPLSNGISGTYEGMPELKECGYYDVQQIQMIVHQLLVSLAAASVEKASADPFKQPTSFVEDLKVEMLEYLHQQVESYATGSGNLSTSSRFQTPVKLVGDALQGFLRSKRSLFRRVSSKLLSGDVNDKKIEEFVQELERTGSWLAGKREVVAKSLLKRADRSRMFHCDMRFDKSQEFVEHKAKCPLRPIMCTNEGCVEVLSAIHHDEHDGTCSFKLLPCKQSCGSTVLRKDMEFHCSTTCPNKVVPCPFNEVGCDAMLPQGSLVQHYTDFIASHLLYVLQSLHKQETTTGIQAQRIHLLEKTLSISQRSEAVDVGSISLTVKEHESRIKSLEQEVSKLRQELKATDVSVEVLQLRREIRNLQKQVENLSHGS, from the exons ATGAAGTCAGTTGGATCCTTCAGAGGAGGGTCAAACCGCCCTTTGTCCAATGGAATTAGTGGAACATATGAAGGGATGCCTGAATTGAAAGAATGCGGTTACTACGATGTTCAGCAAATTCAGATGATTGTGCACCAATTACTGGTTAGTTTAGCTGCTGCAAGTGTAGAGAAGGCTTCTGCCGATCCTTTCAAACAACCCACTTCTTTTGTGGAGGACTTGAAGGTGGAAATGTTGGAGTACCTTCATCAGCAGGTCGAGTCTTACGCAACTGGCAGTGGGAATTTGAGTACAAGTAGCAGGTTCCAGACCCCAGTTAAACTTGTTGGGGATGCTCTGCAAGGCTTCCTGAGGTCTAAAAGAAGCCTGTTTAGGCGTGTTTCAAGCAAACTGCTTTCTGGGGATGTGAATGACAAGAAAATTGAAGAATTTGTCCAAGAGCTTGAAAGAACGGGGTCATGGCTTGCAGGGAAGAGGGAAGTTGTAGCCAAGAGTTTGCTTAAAAGGGCAGACAGAAGTAGGATGTTCCATTGTGATATGAGGTTTGATAAAAGCCAGGAGTTTGTGGAGCACAAAGCCAAGTGCCCATTAAGGCCTATAATGTGCACAAATGAAGGATGTGTAGAAGTGCTGTCAGCTATTCATCATGACGAGCACGATGGCACATGCTCTTTCAAGTTATTGCCCTGCAAACAATCTTGTGGGTCAACTGTACTGAGGAAAGACATGGAGTTCCACTGCTCCACAACATGCCCAAATAAAGTGGTGCCCTGCCCTTTCAATGAGGTTGGTTGTGATGCTATGCTCCCACAAGGTTCTTTGGTGCAACACTACACTGATTTCATTGCTTCCCATCTTCTCTATGTGCTTCAATCACTGCACAAACAGGAGACTACAACTGGTATCCAGGCACAGCGAATTCATCTGCTTGAGAAG ACCTTATCCATATCTCAGAGATCTGAAGCAGTAGATGTTGGTTCAATATCTTTGACTGTTAAAGAACATGAATCAAGGATCAAGTCTCTGGAGCAAGAAGTGAGTAAGTTGCGCCAAGAACTTAAAGCTACTGATGTCTCTGTAGAAGTATTACAGCTGCGTCGAGAGATAAGGAATTTACAGAAGCAGGTTGAAAACTTGAGTCATGGTTCTTGA